In the Selenomonadales bacterium genome, one interval contains:
- the cysE gene encoding serine O-acetyltransferase, translating to MFKRLKKDIQVVFDRDPAARSVWEVVLCYSGLHAIWFHRLSHKLYLRGWVLLPRMISNFARFVTGIEIHPGATIGEGLFIDHGTGIVIGETAELGKNVTLYQGVTLGGTGKEKGKRHPTIGDNVVVASGAKVLGSFTVGEHAKIGAGSVVLKEVPPYATVVGIPGKIVCMYGEKVRGGEDDVDLRHDQLPDPEGEMLFCMQRHIQLLQEKITKLEKELKK from the coding sequence ATGTTCAAACGGTTAAAAAAAGATATTCAAGTCGTATTCGACCGTGACCCTGCGGCACGCAGTGTATGGGAAGTCGTGCTTTGTTATTCGGGCTTGCATGCGATCTGGTTTCATCGTCTGTCGCATAAGCTCTACCTGCGCGGATGGGTACTTCTCCCGCGTATGATATCGAACTTCGCCCGTTTCGTGACGGGTATCGAGATACATCCCGGTGCGACGATCGGTGAAGGCCTCTTTATCGACCACGGCACCGGTATCGTCATCGGCGAAACGGCAGAGCTCGGTAAGAATGTCACGCTGTATCAGGGCGTTACGCTCGGCGGTACAGGCAAAGAAAAAGGCAAGCGTCACCCGACCATCGGCGACAATGTCGTCGTAGCCAGCGGTGCTAAGGTCCTCGGCTCGTTCACCGTCGGTGAACATGCGAAGATCGGCGCAGGCTCGGTCGTTTTAAAAGAAGTACCGCCGTATGCAACGGTCGTCGGTATCCCCGGTAAGATCGTCTGCATGTACGGCGAAAAAGTCCGCGGCGGAGAAGACGATGTCGATCTCAGACACGATCAACTTCCGGATCCGGAAGGTGAGATGCTCTTCTGCATGCAAAGACATATCCAGTTGTTGCAAGAAAAAATCACGAAACTCGAAAAGGAGCTGAAAAAATAA
- the cysS gene encoding cysteine--tRNA ligase, which produces MALRVYNTLTKQKEEFIPKEEGKVGMYVCGVTPYNHPHIGNARPFVTWDVIKRYLTKKGYQVKHIQNFTDVDDKIIRTANAEGVTWKTICDRYIDSYFEVMDKLNVIRAEIYPRVSDHMQEIIDMVQTLQNKGFAYEVDGDVYYSVEKFDGYGKLSGRELTDMKAGARVDVDERKHHAMDFALWKSAKPGEPAWDSPWGKGRPGWHIECSAMSLKYLGNSFDFHGGGSDLIFPHHENEIAQSEACSGCEPFVRYWLHNGFITVNEEKMSKSLGNFFTVQDILEHYKGEVLRFFIVSTHYRSPLDFSDERLTEAARSLQRLEVAKKACDELAGVKGNADSQEAQALLASAKEAMANFDAAMEDDFNTALAISYLFALAKELNIYHAAVMKNSSLHNSELFQEAQGIYMDMANVIGILEQEEEAAEDDNLASDLMELIIEIRQQARQEKNWAVADRIRARLGELGIVLEDSPQGVKWKRQ; this is translated from the coding sequence ATGGCACTTCGCGTATACAATACGTTGACGAAACAAAAAGAAGAATTTATCCCGAAAGAGGAAGGCAAAGTCGGCATGTACGTTTGCGGTGTAACGCCGTATAACCACCCGCATATCGGCAATGCTCGTCCGTTCGTAACGTGGGACGTTATCAAACGCTACCTCACGAAAAAAGGCTATCAGGTAAAACACATCCAGAACTTCACCGACGTTGATGACAAGATCATCCGTACGGCAAATGCAGAAGGCGTGACGTGGAAAACGATCTGCGACCGCTACATCGACTCGTATTTCGAAGTCATGGACAAATTGAACGTTATCCGTGCAGAGATCTATCCGCGCGTATCCGACCATATGCAGGAAATTATCGACATGGTGCAGACGCTTCAGAACAAAGGCTTCGCGTATGAAGTAGACGGCGACGTATATTACAGCGTAGAAAAATTCGACGGCTACGGCAAACTCAGCGGTCGTGAACTCACCGACATGAAAGCAGGCGCACGTGTCGATGTCGACGAGCGCAAACATCATGCGATGGACTTCGCTCTCTGGAAAAGCGCGAAACCGGGCGAACCTGCTTGGGACAGCCCGTGGGGCAAAGGCCGCCCCGGCTGGCATATCGAATGTTCGGCAATGTCACTTAAATATCTCGGCAACTCGTTCGACTTCCACGGCGGCGGCAGCGACCTTATCTTCCCGCATCACGAAAATGAAATCGCACAGTCCGAAGCTTGCAGTGGATGTGAACCGTTCGTACGCTACTGGCTCCACAACGGCTTTATCACCGTCAACGAAGAAAAAATGAGCAAATCGCTCGGCAACTTCTTCACGGTACAGGATATCCTCGAACATTACAAAGGCGAAGTGCTTCGTTTCTTCATCGTATCGACGCACTACCGCTCGCCGCTCGACTTCAGCGACGAACGATTGACCGAAGCGGCTCGTTCGCTCCAGCGTCTTGAAGTGGCGAAAAAAGCGTGCGATGAGCTTGCAGGTGTAAAAGGCAATGCTGACAGCCAAGAAGCACAGGCACTTCTCGCATCGGCAAAAGAAGCGATGGCAAACTTTGATGCGGCTATGGAAGACGACTTTAACACGGCGCTTGCGATCAGCTACTTGTTCGCACTCGCGAAAGAACTCAACATCTACCATGCGGCAGTGATGAAAAACAGCAGCCTCCACAACAGCGAGCTGTTCCAAGAGGCACAAGGTATCTACATGGATATGGCGAACGTCATCGGTATCCTCGAGCAGGAAGAAGAAGCGGCAGAGGACGACAATCTCGCTTCCGACTTGATGGAGCTTATCATCGAAATTCGTCAGCAGGCACGCCAAGAGAAAAACTGGGCAGTAGCCGACCGTATCCGCGCTCGTCTTGGAGAACTCGGCATCGTGCTCGAAGATTCTCCGCAAGGCGTGAAATGGAAACGCCAATGA